One stretch of Pedobacter riviphilus DNA includes these proteins:
- the ilvE gene encoding branched-chain-amino-acid transaminase, with product MKYYNSNTIIYLDGQFEKAVNSSTDLYGQSLHYGYAAFEGIRAYKTHNGNRIFKAAAHFDRLERSCQLANIPFPWDKQELIAATYKLLQLNKLKDAYIRPLVFCHPNMKLNEPSGVSILICAWEWDAYSGNKLLKLTVSDYERPNPKSIPMEAKLSGNYVNSILATTAANIKGYDEALLLDMHGFVAEASGANIFLEKDGKLYTPSLGNILPGITRATVKELCTVLDIECIEKKLTIEDLKNADSAFLCGTATEIAGIASIDDIVYRPLWRESIGYTIQRAYKNLVLEKVNYEVII from the coding sequence ATGAAATACTATAATTCTAATACGATTATTTACCTTGATGGACAGTTTGAAAAGGCTGTAAATAGTAGCACTGATCTTTACGGGCAGTCGCTACACTACGGCTATGCTGCTTTCGAGGGTATTAGAGCCTATAAAACACATAACGGCAACCGCATTTTCAAAGCCGCTGCACATTTTGATCGCTTAGAGCGTTCTTGCCAGTTGGCAAATATTCCATTCCCCTGGGATAAACAAGAATTAATTGCTGCAACCTATAAGTTACTTCAGTTAAACAAGCTGAAAGATGCTTATATCCGCCCTTTGGTGTTTTGCCACCCAAACATGAAATTAAACGAACCAAGTGGCGTTTCGATCTTAATCTGTGCCTGGGAATGGGATGCATATTCTGGCAACAAATTGTTAAAATTAACCGTTTCTGACTACGAAAGGCCAAACCCTAAATCGATTCCAATGGAAGCGAAATTGAGTGGAAACTATGTTAATTCAATTTTAGCTACTACAGCAGCAAATATTAAAGGTTACGATGAAGCTTTGCTTTTAGATATGCATGGTTTTGTTGCCGAGGCATCGGGGGCAAATATCTTCCTCGAAAAAGACGGAAAATTATATACCCCATCTTTAGGGAACATTTTACCAGGCATTACACGCGCAACTGTAAAAGAACTTTGCACTGTTCTGGATATTGAATGTATTGAGAAAAAACTAACGATAGAAGATCTTAAGAATGCTGACAGTGCTTTCTTATGTGGAACGGCGACCGAAATAGCAGGTATTGCCTCAATCGACGATATTGTTTATCGTCCATTATGGAGAGAATCTATTGGTTATACCATACAACGTGCCTATAAAAACCTGGTGCTAGAAAAAGTAAATTACGAAGTGATTATATAG
- a CDS encoding O-methyltransferase, producing the protein MTEEINQHYPKAYQQINGATKASGFDMASDVLTCSLLRTLAATKPSGKFLELGTGTGLSTSWILDGLDEASTLTSIDNDAKFLAIAKDFLGSDDRLTLIDTDGAEWIEKNKEKKFDYIFADTWHGKYLLLDESIAMLNKGGLYIIDDMLPQQNWPDGHQDKAIKLIKDLESRDDLQITKQVWATGIVIGVKK; encoded by the coding sequence ATGACTGAAGAAATCAATCAGCACTACCCAAAAGCCTATCAACAAATTAATGGTGCAACAAAAGCATCAGGATTTGATATGGCATCTGATGTGTTGACCTGTTCTTTGCTCAGAACACTTGCTGCTACTAAACCTTCAGGTAAATTTCTGGAGCTTGGAACTGGTACAGGTTTGTCTACGTCGTGGATATTAGATGGCCTGGATGAGGCCAGTACATTAACCTCGATAGATAACGATGCTAAATTTTTGGCGATTGCGAAAGACTTTCTCGGCAGCGACGATCGTTTAACCTTGATTGATACCGATGGCGCCGAGTGGATTGAAAAAAATAAAGAAAAAAAATTCGATTACATATTTGCTGATACCTGGCATGGAAAATATTTGCTTTTGGACGAATCAATTGCCATGCTCAATAAAGGCGGCCTTTATATCATCGATGATATGTTGCCCCAGCAAAATTGGCCTGATGGTCATCAAGATAAAGCAATAAAATTGATCAAAGATTTGGAATCCCGTGATGATCTGCAAATAACCAAACAGGTTTGGGCAACGGGAATTGTAATCGGAGTAAAAAAATAA
- the ilvD gene encoding dihydroxy-acid dehydratase produces MSELNKYSKTFTQDPTQPAAQAMLYGIGLTDADMAKAQVGIASMGYDGNTCNMHLNDLAKDVKKGVWNNDLVGLVFNTIGVSDGMSNGTDGMRYSLVSRDVIADSIETICGGQYYDGVISIPGCDKNMPGAIMAMARLNRPSIMVYGGTIAPGHYKGEELNIVSAFEALGQKICGNLSDEDYQGIIKHTCPGAGACGGMYTANTMASAIEALGMSLPYSSSNPAISPEKKQECLDAGKYIKVLLEKDIKPSDIMTRKAFENAIRSIIVLGGSTNAVLHFIAMGKAIGVEITQDDFQKMSDVTPVLADFKPSGKYLMQDLHQYGGIPAVLKYLLNEGLLHGDCLTVTGKTMAENLADVKSIMDYDQKIVQKLSEPIKATGHLQILYGNLAEKGSVAKISGKEGEKFEGPARVFDGEHDLIAGISSGRVQPGDVIVIKNSGPVGAPGMPEMLKPTSAIIGAGLGKSVALITDGRFSGGTHGFVVGHITPESYKGGLIGLVEDEDRILIDAVNNIISLQVSEEVIAERRKRYVQPALKVTKGVLYKYAKTVSDAASGCVTDEY; encoded by the coding sequence ATGAGCGAATTAAACAAGTACAGTAAAACATTTACACAAGACCCTACACAACCGGCAGCCCAAGCTATGCTTTATGGAATCGGATTAACTGATGCTGATATGGCTAAAGCACAGGTCGGTATTGCAAGTATGGGTTACGATGGTAACACCTGCAATATGCACCTTAACGATCTTGCTAAAGATGTGAAAAAAGGGGTCTGGAATAATGATTTAGTGGGCTTGGTTTTTAACACTATTGGAGTAAGTGATGGAATGAGCAACGGTACGGATGGTATGCGTTACTCATTGGTAAGCCGCGATGTCATTGCTGATAGCATAGAAACCATTTGTGGCGGGCAATATTATGATGGCGTCATTTCCATCCCGGGCTGTGATAAAAATATGCCAGGTGCTATTATGGCCATGGCACGTCTAAATCGCCCATCAATTATGGTTTATGGCGGTACAATTGCCCCAGGCCATTACAAAGGCGAAGAATTGAATATTGTTTCTGCTTTCGAGGCATTAGGACAAAAAATCTGCGGTAATCTTTCTGATGAAGATTATCAGGGCATTATTAAACACACTTGTCCTGGTGCAGGAGCATGCGGTGGTATGTATACCGCAAATACCATGGCATCGGCAATTGAGGCCTTAGGTATGAGTTTACCATATTCCTCTTCAAATCCAGCTATAAGCCCAGAGAAAAAACAGGAATGTTTAGATGCTGGTAAATATATTAAGGTTTTACTGGAGAAAGATATTAAACCATCAGATATCATGACGCGAAAAGCATTCGAAAATGCCATCCGTTCGATTATCGTATTAGGTGGTAGCACCAATGCTGTTTTACACTTTATCGCCATGGGTAAAGCCATCGGCGTAGAAATTACGCAGGATGATTTCCAGAAAATGAGCGATGTAACTCCGGTACTTGCCGATTTTAAACCTAGCGGAAAATATTTAATGCAGGATTTACACCAATATGGTGGTATCCCTGCTGTACTAAAATATTTATTAAATGAAGGATTATTGCATGGCGATTGCTTAACCGTAACCGGAAAAACTATGGCTGAGAATTTAGCTGATGTGAAATCGATTATGGATTATGATCAGAAAATTGTTCAAAAATTAAGCGAACCCATCAAAGCAACAGGTCACTTGCAGATTCTTTACGGAAACCTTGCAGAAAAGGGTTCTGTAGCAAAAATCAGTGGTAAAGAAGGTGAAAAATTTGAAGGACCTGCTCGTGTTTTTGATGGTGAACATGATTTAATCGCTGGGATTTCGAGCGGCCGTGTTCAACCGGGTGACGTAATCGTAATTAAAAATTCTGGCCCGGTAGGTGCACCAGGTATGCCTGAAATGTTGAAACCAACTTCAGCCATTATTGGTGCTGGTTTAGGTAAATCGGTAGCTTTAATTACCGATGGTCGCTTCTCTGGAGGTACACACGGTTTCGTGGTTGGTCACATCACACCTGAATCTTACAAAGGCGGTTTAATAGGCCTGGTAGAAGACGAAGACCGGATTTTGATCGATGCTGTAAACAATATCATCAGCCTGCAAGTCAGCGAAGAAGTGATTGCTGAGCGTAGAAAAAGATATGTACAACCAGCATTAAAAGTAACAAAAGGTGTTTTATATAAATATGCTAAAACAGTATCGGATGCAGCAAGTGGTTGCGTAACCGACGAATACTAA
- a CDS encoding ORF6N domain-containing protein produces the protein MQIIKSIQNRIYEIRGERVMLDFDLALLYEVETKVLNQAVKRNIKRFPDDFMFRLTQVEWESIRSQIVTASSETVDPSSQIVMISQNKRNVGITPYAFTEQGVAMLSGVVNSNKAINMNIAIMRAFVDVRKILLKQSNLNEQLTEIKERIGEHDVQLNELYDAMENLIDEKIAQLKWNDRQRIGFKIKE, from the coding sequence ATGCAAATAATTAAAAGTATTCAGAACAGGATTTATGAAATCAGGGGTGAAAGAGTAATGCTCGATTTTGATCTGGCATTGCTCTATGAAGTTGAAACTAAGGTATTAAATCAGGCAGTAAAGCGTAACATCAAGCGTTTTCCTGATGATTTTATGTTCAGGCTTACTCAGGTTGAATGGGAAAGTATCCGGTCACAAATTGTGACCGCATCGTCAGAAACGGTTGATCCATCATCACAAATTGTGATGATAAGTCAAAATAAGAGAAATGTGGGTATAACGCCTTATGCCTTTACAGAACAAGGGGTAGCCATGTTAAGCGGCGTTGTAAATAGCAACAAAGCCATTAATATGAACATTGCCATTATGAGAGCCTTTGTTGATGTTCGGAAAATTTTGCTAAAACAAAGCAACCTTAACGAACAATTGACAGAAATTAAAGAACGGATTGGCGAACATGATGTTCAGCTCAACGAGCTTTATGATGCAATGGAAAATTTAATAGACGAGAAAATTGCTCAATTAAAATGGAACGACAGACAAAGAATTGGGTTTAAAATTAAAGAATAG
- the ilvB gene encoding biosynthetic-type acetolactate synthase large subunit — METAQDTIQQNEAKAETSKTLFKGTGSQVLLNGLIEEGVTTIFGYPGGAIMPIYDALYDYADKLEHILVRHEQGGIHAAQGFARASGEVGVVFATSGPGATNLVTGLADAQIDSTPLVCITGQVFAHLLGTDAFQETDVINITTPVTKWNYQVTDAKEIQEVLAKAFYIAKSGRPGPVLIDITKNAQLQLEEFPEYVKCNHIRSYRPKPKVRVEYIEQAAELINSAKKPFILFGQGVILGKAEEEFKAFIDKTGIPAAWTIMGEGAIPTSHPLNVGMLGMHGNYGPNVLTNEADVIIAIGMRFDDRVTGRLDKYAKQAKVVHLDIDPAEIDKNVKAEVGVWGDCKETLPLLTNLVNENKHEDWLAKFRDYNQQEIDQVITPELYPTGDEMTMGEVLRNINEICGGDAVIVTDVGQHQMVACRYAKFNNTRSNITSGGLGTMGFGLPAAIGAKYGVPDKTVIAIIGDGGFQMTPQELGTIMQFGAAVKILILNNRFLGMVRQWQQLFHDKRYSFVNITSPDFVALAKSYYIEASKVDERANLRQALETMINHEGSYLLEVMVGRENNVFPMVPQGMSVSEIRLK, encoded by the coding sequence ATGGAAACTGCACAAGATACAATACAACAAAACGAGGCAAAAGCAGAAACCTCAAAAACCTTATTCAAAGGAACAGGCTCGCAGGTTTTGTTGAATGGATTAATTGAAGAAGGTGTAACCACCATTTTCGGTTATCCGGGAGGAGCAATCATGCCTATTTATGATGCTCTTTATGATTATGCTGATAAATTAGAACACATACTGGTTCGCCATGAGCAAGGTGGTATCCATGCTGCTCAGGGTTTTGCACGTGCAAGCGGCGAAGTTGGTGTTGTTTTTGCAACCAGCGGACCAGGCGCAACCAATCTGGTTACCGGTTTGGCAGATGCACAAATCGATAGTACGCCATTGGTTTGTATTACCGGGCAGGTTTTCGCTCATTTATTGGGAACGGATGCTTTTCAGGAAACCGATGTGATTAATATTACTACTCCAGTTACAAAATGGAACTATCAGGTTACTGATGCCAAAGAAATTCAAGAAGTATTGGCTAAAGCTTTTTACATCGCTAAAAGCGGCAGACCAGGTCCTGTATTGATCGATATTACCAAAAATGCACAATTGCAATTGGAAGAATTTCCTGAATATGTAAAATGCAATCACATCCGCAGTTATCGCCCAAAACCAAAAGTTAGGGTTGAATATATCGAGCAGGCAGCCGAATTAATCAATTCAGCAAAAAAACCCTTCATTTTATTTGGACAAGGTGTTATTTTGGGTAAAGCTGAAGAAGAATTTAAAGCATTTATTGATAAAACAGGCATTCCAGCCGCATGGACCATTATGGGCGAAGGTGCTATCCCAACTTCACACCCATTAAATGTAGGTATGTTAGGTATGCACGGTAATTACGGACCAAACGTATTAACCAACGAAGCTGATGTAATTATTGCCATCGGTATGCGTTTTGATGATCGTGTAACCGGCCGTTTAGATAAATATGCGAAACAAGCTAAGGTAGTACACTTAGATATAGACCCTGCTGAAATTGATAAAAATGTTAAAGCAGAAGTTGGTGTTTGGGGCGACTGTAAAGAAACTTTACCCCTACTAACCAATTTAGTTAACGAAAATAAACACGAAGACTGGTTAGCCAAGTTTAGAGATTATAACCAACAGGAAATAGATCAGGTCATTACTCCGGAGCTTTATCCAACTGGTGATGAAATGACCATGGGCGAAGTATTGCGCAACATCAACGAAATTTGTGGTGGCGATGCTGTAATCGTTACCGATGTTGGTCAGCACCAAATGGTGGCCTGTCGTTATGCTAAATTCAACAATACCCGCAGCAACATTACTTCTGGTGGTTTAGGTACAATGGGCTTTGGTTTACCAGCTGCCATTGGTGCTAAATATGGTGTTCCTGATAAAACAGTTATTGCCATTATTGGTGATGGTGGTTTCCAGATGACACCCCAGGAATTGGGTACCATTATGCAATTTGGCGCAGCAGTAAAAATTCTGATCCTGAACAACCGCTTTTTAGGCATGGTTCGCCAATGGCAACAACTGTTTCATGATAAACGTTATTCTTTTGTTAATATCACCAGTCCTGATTTTGTGGCTTTAGCAAAATCGTACTATATCGAAGCAAGCAAAGTTGATGAACGTGCAAACTTAAGGCAGGCATTAGAAACCATGATCAACCATGAAGGTTCTTATTTATTAGAAGTAATGGTTGGTAGAGAAAACAATGTTTTCCCAATGGTTCCGCAAGGAATGAGTGTAAGCGAAATCAGGTTGAAGTAA
- the ilvN gene encoding acetolactate synthase small subunit — MSTENTIEHKIDKADLEGKQEYTITVYAENRIGLLNRIAIIFSKRKINIESLNTSPSEIDGIHRFNIVIHESYEVVRKLARQIEKQIEVLKVYFNTNDEIIWQELALYKVSTDEIAEKVTVERLLRQYGASAVVIRKDYTVFAVTGHREETDALVKALEPYELIEFVRSARVAIIKDSAGFHEKLKEFEAFEPGEELVENEFLDKGQKIFTM; from the coding sequence ATGAGTACTGAAAATACAATAGAACATAAAATAGATAAAGCTGATTTGGAAGGTAAGCAGGAATATACCATTACGGTTTATGCCGAAAACCGCATCGGTTTATTAAATAGAATTGCAATTATTTTCTCTAAAAGGAAAATCAATATCGAAAGCCTTAACACCTCTCCTTCTGAGATTGATGGTATCCACCGTTTCAACATCGTGATTCACGAAAGCTATGAAGTGGTACGGAAACTGGCCCGTCAGATTGAGAAGCAAATCGAAGTATTGAAAGTTTATTTTAATACCAACGACGAGATTATCTGGCAGGAACTGGCACTGTACAAAGTTTCTACAGATGAAATTGCAGAAAAAGTAACGGTAGAGCGTTTATTAAGACAATATGGTGCAAGTGCAGTGGTAATCCGTAAAGACTATACTGTTTTTGCAGTAACTGGTCACCGAGAAGAAACTGATGCTTTGGTAAAAGCCTTAGAACCATACGAACTGATTGAATTTGTGAGATCTGCAAGAGTAGCCATTATTAAAGACAGTGCCGGTTTCCACGAAAAGTTGAAAGAGTTCGAGGCTTTCGAACCAGGTGAAGAATTAGTAGAAAACGAGTTTTTAGATAAAGGACAGAAGATTTTTACGATGTAA
- a CDS encoding glyoxalase superfamily protein, translated as MKCNKAIPILRMFDYDKAVEFYINWLGFKIDWEHTFEKNTPVYMQISLHGIELHLSEHHGDCSPGAHIHIDCTGLKAFHKEIIDKKYKYNRPGLEKTFYGTWAVTVNDPFFNKITFNEELTEAEKQNDN; from the coding sequence ATGAAATGCAATAAAGCGATACCGATTTTAAGAATGTTCGATTACGATAAGGCAGTTGAATTTTATATAAACTGGCTAGGCTTTAAAATAGACTGGGAGCATACTTTTGAAAAAAATACCCCAGTTTACATGCAGATTTCCTTACATGGTATCGAATTACACTTAAGTGAACACCATGGAGATTGTTCGCCGGGTGCACATATTCATATCGATTGTACAGGTTTAAAAGCATTTCATAAAGAAATTATAGATAAAAAGTACAAGTACAACAGACCAGGTTTGGAGAAAACTTTTTACGGAACCTGGGCGGTAACCGTAAACGATCCCTTCTTTAACAAGATTACATTTAACGAAGAATTAACCGAAGCTGAAAAACAAAACGATAATTAG
- a CDS encoding DinB family protein: protein MINPIFDFIINSRKAFIKLVDGLTIEELNKIPDGYNNNIIWNFGHIVVSTQTLCYVRTGVLQDAASVKFNEYYKKDTKPSYIVTEEEVAELKTIALESIERIKEDYANGKFSSTTPFLTATYGVQLNSIEEILITTIGHDNVHFGYASALKKLV from the coding sequence ATGATAAACCCGATATTTGATTTTATAATAAACTCACGCAAGGCATTTATTAAGTTAGTGGATGGCTTAACAATCGAAGAATTGAATAAAATTCCTGATGGTTATAACAATAACATCATCTGGAACTTTGGCCATATTGTAGTGAGCACACAAACACTTTGTTATGTTCGTACAGGGGTATTACAAGACGCTGCTTCTGTAAAGTTTAACGAGTATTATAAAAAGGATACAAAACCTTCTTATATAGTAACGGAAGAAGAAGTAGCAGAATTGAAGACCATCGCATTAGAGAGCATTGAAAGAATAAAAGAAGATTATGCAAATGGAAAATTTTCGAGCACCACGCCCTTTTTAACAGCAACCTACGGTGTACAGTTGAATAGTATTGAAGAGATACTGATTACTACCATCGGACATGATAATGTGCACTTTGGCTACGCCTCTGCTTTAAAGAAACTGGTATAA
- the ilvC gene encoding ketol-acid reductoisomerase, giving the protein MANYFNTLPLREKLNQLGVCDFMDSSEFLDGVSALKGKKLVIVGCGAQGLNQGLNLRDSGLDVSYTLRKEAIEGKRDSWKNATENNFAVGTYEELIPNADVVINLTPDKQHTAVVNAIMPLMKEGATLLYSHGFNIVEEGMQIRKDLTVIMVAPKCPGSEVRAEYVRGFGVPTLIAVHPENDPQGKGLAQAKAYCAGTGGHRAGVLKSSFVAEVKSDLMGEQTILCGLLQTGSILSFDKMVEKGIDAGYASKLVQYGVEVITEALKQGGITAMMDRLSNVAKIKAFEISEELKDIMRPLFQKHQDDIMSGEFSRIMMEDWANGDKNLLAWRAETGETAFEKTPAGDVKIGEQEYFDNYTLMVAFVRAGVELAFETMVQAGIKPESAYYESLHETPLIANTIARKKLFEMNRVISDTAEYGCYLFDQACKPLLGDFMKKVDTDLVGKNFNEGKDGAVDNRQLIDVNEAIRSHQVEQIGATLRKAMTAMKAIKTA; this is encoded by the coding sequence ATGGCAAATTATTTTAACACATTACCTCTTAGAGAAAAATTAAACCAATTAGGTGTTTGCGACTTCATGGACAGTTCTGAATTTTTAGATGGCGTTAGCGCACTAAAAGGCAAAAAACTGGTAATTGTAGGTTGCGGTGCACAAGGCTTAAACCAAGGTTTAAATCTAAGAGATAGTGGTTTAGATGTAAGCTACACTTTACGTAAGGAAGCAATTGAAGGCAAACGTGATTCGTGGAAAAATGCAACTGAAAACAATTTCGCAGTTGGTACTTACGAAGAATTAATTCCGAATGCAGATGTAGTGATCAACCTTACTCCTGATAAACAACATACCGCTGTTGTAAACGCAATTATGCCTTTAATGAAAGAAGGTGCTACTTTATTATATTCTCACGGTTTCAATATCGTAGAAGAAGGTATGCAGATCCGTAAAGATTTAACCGTGATTATGGTTGCACCTAAATGCCCAGGTAGCGAGGTTAGAGCAGAATATGTGCGTGGTTTTGGTGTTCCTACCTTAATTGCAGTTCACCCTGAAAATGATCCTCAAGGTAAAGGATTGGCGCAAGCAAAAGCATATTGCGCTGGTACAGGCGGTCACAGAGCTGGGGTATTAAAATCATCTTTCGTAGCTGAAGTAAAGTCTGATTTAATGGGCGAGCAAACCATCCTTTGTGGTTTATTGCAAACAGGTTCTATCCTATCTTTCGATAAAATGGTAGAAAAAGGAATCGACGCGGGTTATGCTTCTAAATTGGTTCAATATGGTGTTGAGGTAATTACCGAAGCCCTAAAACAAGGTGGTATTACGGCCATGATGGATAGATTAAGCAATGTAGCTAAAATCAAAGCTTTCGAAATTTCGGAAGAATTGAAAGACATTATGCGTCCGTTGTTCCAAAAACACCAGGATGATATTATGAGTGGCGAATTTAGCCGTATCATGATGGAAGATTGGGCAAATGGTGATAAAAACCTATTGGCTTGGAGAGCTGAAACCGGCGAAACTGCTTTCGAAAAAACACCTGCAGGTGATGTTAAAATCGGTGAGCAAGAATATTTCGACAATTATACTTTAATGGTTGCTTTTGTTCGTGCTGGTGTTGAGCTGGCTTTCGAAACAATGGTACAGGCTGGTATTAAACCAGAATCGGCTTACTACGAATCGCTACACGAAACACCACTTATTGCCAATACCATTGCCCGTAAGAAATTGTTCGAAATGAACCGTGTAATTTCTGATACTGCAGAATATGGTTGCTATTTATTCGATCAGGCCTGTAAACCACTTTTAGGTGATTTCATGAAAAAAGTAGATACTGATTTAGTTGGTAAAAACTTCAACGAAGGTAAAGATGGCGCTGTTGACAACAGACAATTAATTGATGTTAATGAGGCGATCCGCTCTCACCAGGTAGAACAAATTGGAGCAACCTTGCGTAAAGCAATGACAGCAATGAAGGCGATTAAAACAGCATAG